One segment of Candidatus Manganitrophus noduliformans DNA contains the following:
- a CDS encoding ATP-binding protein, which produces MDIQNSLSFLAGITNLALGFVVWSRGRKNTLNALYSLVALSVASWCFSVIPFRSAVDPAASLLWSKILYISPISIVTSFLFFNFTFLCQERSSRFSYLLPLAPALGILGLTLWPEMVIQAVLHTSSGEKQIVFGPAYPIYFIFIIAYFCWSFIILSKEYFNASGIGRMQIRYVFFGTFISANLGMITNLILPTLGIFSLNWLGQILTIIMSSFIAYAIVRYRLLDIKIILKRTLVYSMLLIITFSVYVFMILFSQNTLGDKSEPTFRMFLSALLVAVGFEPLKRFFQRATDRIFFKGEYDQKLLLSRLSTMMRNTINLEKLCKDLTYTLMTKLTAKKMAILLVEEESPFVIIGAQEGFNEPTLALSSNNPLIEYFNIQGIQKELLVYNEIAKQSEEDPSDRDLTVLIREMEKLSVTLVGPIYIKGRLTGLFFLDDKRSEDIYTEDEFSMLEIIFSQAGTSIENARLYKRVQEQMEELKKNQSEQLMQSAKLASVGELAVSVAHEINNPLTGILGFTSLLLSEMPPDDPRTKDLKVIESEALRSRQIVRNLLDFSRSHGSKKEPIDINGVIRNTLTLIQYQAKTSNINIVEKFAKDLPLVQADADQLKQVFINLIKNAFDAMPKGGMLTIETTTLPEKPLMLNGTSLHESPSEEMVMIQFKDSGMGIHPDHLQNIFDPFFTTKGRQMGTGLGLSISYNIIEKHGGRMEVESELGKGSNFMIKLPALSHQGSRNV; this is translated from the coding sequence CTGAACGCGCTGTACAGTCTGGTGGCGTTGAGCGTCGCTTCCTGGTGCTTCTCGGTGATTCCCTTCCGTTCCGCCGTCGATCCGGCCGCATCACTCCTCTGGTCTAAGATTTTATACATCAGCCCGATTTCCATCGTGACCTCCTTCTTGTTCTTCAATTTCACCTTCCTTTGTCAGGAGCGCTCTTCTCGATTCTCCTATCTGCTCCCCCTTGCACCCGCATTGGGGATTCTGGGGCTTACCCTGTGGCCGGAGATGGTTATCCAGGCGGTGCTCCACACCTCCTCCGGCGAAAAGCAAATTGTTTTCGGACCCGCTTATCCGATTTATTTCATCTTTATCATCGCCTATTTCTGCTGGTCCTTCATTATTCTCAGCAAGGAATATTTCAACGCCTCCGGAATCGGCCGGATGCAGATCCGCTACGTCTTTTTCGGCACCTTCATCTCGGCCAATCTCGGGATGATCACCAATTTAATCCTGCCGACCCTCGGCATTTTCTCGCTCAACTGGCTCGGCCAGATTTTAACCATCATCATGAGCAGTTTCATCGCCTATGCCATCGTTCGCTACCGCCTGCTGGACATCAAGATCATCCTAAAGCGGACCCTCGTTTATTCCATGCTCTTGATCATCACCTTTTCCGTCTATGTCTTCATGATCCTTTTCTCCCAGAATACCTTGGGGGACAAATCCGAGCCGACCTTCCGGATGTTCCTCTCCGCCCTTCTGGTGGCCGTCGGTTTCGAGCCGTTGAAGCGTTTCTTTCAGCGGGCGACCGATCGGATTTTTTTCAAAGGAGAATACGACCAGAAACTCCTCCTCTCCCGGCTTTCCACCATGATGCGCAACACGATCAACCTCGAAAAGCTTTGCAAAGATCTCACCTACACGTTGATGACCAAATTGACGGCGAAGAAGATGGCGATTCTCCTGGTGGAAGAGGAATCCCCTTTTGTCATTATCGGCGCCCAAGAGGGTTTTAATGAACCCACCCTTGCGCTTTCCTCCAATAATCCTCTGATCGAATATTTCAATATTCAAGGGATTCAGAAAGAACTTCTGGTGTATAATGAGATCGCAAAACAGTCCGAAGAAGATCCCAGCGATCGTGATTTGACCGTGCTGATCCGGGAGATGGAGAAGCTGAGCGTCACGCTGGTCGGCCCCATCTATATCAAGGGACGCCTCACCGGGCTTTTCTTTCTCGACGACAAACGATCGGAAGACATTTATACGGAAGATGAGTTCTCGATGCTGGAGATCATTTTTTCACAGGCCGGCACCTCCATCGAGAACGCGCGGCTTTATAAACGGGTCCAGGAACAGATGGAAGAGCTGAAAAAGAACCAAAGCGAACAGCTGATGCAGTCGGCCAAGCTCGCTTCCGTCGGAGAACTGGCGGTCAGCGTCGCCCACGAGATCAACAATCCGCTCACGGGCATCCTCGGCTTTACCAGCCTCCTCCTCTCCGAAATGCCCCCCGATGACCCTCGGACGAAAGATCTGAAAGTGATCGAGAGCGAGGCGTTGCGCTCCCGGCAGATCGTCCGCAATCTGCTCGATTTTTCCCGCTCTCACGGCTCCAAAAAAGAGCCGATCGACATCAACGGCGTCATCCGAAATACGCTCACCCTGATTCAATATCAAGCAAAAACTTCCAACATCAATATCGTCGAGAAGTTTGCAAAGGATCTCCCCCTCGTCCAGGCCGACGCCGATCAACTCAAGCAGGTCTTCATCAATTTGATTAAAAATGCGTTTGATGCGATGCCCAAAGGGGGGATGCTGACGATCGAGACAACGACCCTCCCGGAAAAACCGCTCATGCTGAACGGAACTTCCCTCCATGAGAGTCCGTCCGAAGAGATGGTCATGATCCAATTCAAAGATTCCGGCATGGGGATCCATCCGGATCATCTTCAAAACATTTTCGATCCGTTCTTTACCACGAAAGGCCGGCAGATGGGGACCGGTCTCGGCCTCTCCATCAGCTACAATATTATCGAGAAACACGGCGGGAGGATGGAAGTCGAAAGCGAGCTTGGAAAAGGGAGCAATTTCATGATCAAGCTCCCCGCCCTCTCGCATCAGGGGAGCCGAAATGTCTAA
- a CDS encoding site-2 protease family protein → MERESEGPKIPEVKEVFHGGPIGNGMAPPMQEESWAAAGEEEKTRFAVPAILFLITIFTTLLAGSYQEGGEPFRRPADLVKGIPFSFTLMSILFVHEMGHYVTSKYYGVKTTLPYFIPGPWAPFGIGTFGAFIRMRSPILRKNALLDIGAAGPIAGFVVSIFAVGVGLYSSKIVEIQEGNALLRLGDPLMFTFLAHFLGKVPPAGYDVALSSVAFAGWFGLFVTSMNLLPIGQLDGGHIAYALLGRKQRFLSIGMVVTLIILGVIGWPGWYIWAILISFLGLHHPPTIDEDVPLDLKHQLIGWGSIVLFIVTFMPVPFKI, encoded by the coding sequence ATGGAGCGTGAGAGCGAAGGACCGAAGATTCCTGAAGTAAAAGAGGTTTTCCACGGCGGTCCCATCGGAAACGGGATGGCTCCTCCGATGCAGGAGGAGAGCTGGGCCGCGGCAGGGGAAGAGGAAAAGACCCGGTTTGCCGTTCCTGCTATCCTCTTTCTCATCACCATTTTTACCACCCTTCTGGCGGGAAGCTACCAGGAGGGGGGAGAGCCCTTTCGCCGTCCCGCCGACCTGGTAAAGGGGATTCCCTTCTCGTTCACGTTGATGTCGATCCTTTTTGTTCATGAGATGGGTCACTACGTGACGTCAAAGTATTACGGGGTCAAAACGACCCTCCCCTATTTTATTCCGGGTCCCTGGGCGCCCTTCGGCATCGGAACGTTCGGCGCGTTTATCCGGATGAGATCCCCCATTCTCCGAAAGAACGCCCTCCTCGACATCGGCGCCGCCGGGCCGATCGCCGGATTCGTTGTCTCCATCTTCGCCGTGGGGGTGGGGCTTTACTCATCGAAAATTGTGGAGATTCAAGAGGGAAACGCCTTGCTTCGCCTGGGCGATCCGCTGATGTTCACCTTCTTGGCCCATTTCCTCGGGAAGGTTCCTCCGGCCGGTTATGATGTGGCGCTTAGTTCCGTCGCATTTGCCGGATGGTTCGGCTTGTTTGTGACCTCCATGAACCTCCTTCCGATCGGTCAACTCGACGGGGGGCATATCGCTTACGCCCTGCTCGGACGCAAGCAGCGGTTCCTCTCGATCGGGATGGTGGTGACCCTGATTATCCTGGGGGTGATCGGATGGCCAGGCTGGTATATCTGGGCGATCTTAATCTCGTTCCTGGGGCTTCACCATCCGCCGACGATCGACGAAGATGTGCCGCTCGATTTGAAGCATCAATTGATCGGGTGGGGATCGATCGTTCTCTTCATCGTGACCTTCATGCCGGTTCCGTTCAAGATCTAG
- a CDS encoding HD domain-containing phosphohydrolase codes for MSKERILVVDDERTILELGQRFLSSEGFNVETASQGMQAMKLLEQGPYEILLTDIRMPGMSGLELMKMARSVRPEIIMVVITGHGTITTAIESLKMGAMGFILKPFTRQELLSAIHNALDKYRLRQENVRMKSLMPLFQVNQQLMMQTDLTHLMRLIVDLVKTELKVDRASIMLLNEKTGELVVKATTGFENLDENKLKKHVGEGIAGLAVEKKQPILVQGGIEENPDLKGLLDDEKVASGLAVPIMIRKKVIGVLNLSKFNRGQPLGESDLGLISIFCGQIAVAIENARLYRDIRNSYLRTLQALVAAIEIKDQFSKGHSSGVAQYAGIIGKALQLSKGRMQDLIIAAILHDIGKIGSSDDILKKGSKLSEDEFELMKSHPGNAVKILETIGLSQEILSSILHHHEWWDGSGYPKGLSKEEIPLFSRIIAIADTIDAMTTPRPYQQEVTLAEARDEIRRFKGSQFDPKLVDIFLGIEEKTLLNSESSDLDALSG; via the coding sequence ATGTCTAAAGAGCGGATCTTGGTGGTCGACGACGAGAGGACCATCCTGGAGCTGGGCCAACGATTTCTCTCCTCTGAAGGATTCAATGTTGAAACCGCCTCTCAAGGGATGCAGGCGATGAAGCTTTTAGAGCAAGGCCCTTATGAAATCCTCCTCACCGATATCCGAATGCCTGGGATGAGCGGCCTGGAACTGATGAAGATGGCCCGATCGGTCCGGCCCGAAATCATCATGGTCGTGATCACCGGCCACGGAACGATCACCACCGCCATCGAATCGCTCAAAATGGGCGCCATGGGATTTATCCTTAAACCGTTCACGCGCCAGGAGCTCCTCTCCGCCATCCACAACGCCCTCGACAAATACCGGTTGCGGCAGGAAAACGTCCGGATGAAATCGCTCATGCCGCTCTTTCAGGTCAACCAACAGTTGATGATGCAGACCGATCTCACCCATCTGATGCGCCTGATCGTCGATTTGGTGAAAACGGAACTCAAAGTGGACCGTGCCAGCATCATGCTTCTGAACGAAAAAACCGGCGAACTCGTCGTGAAAGCCACCACCGGCTTCGAGAATTTGGATGAAAACAAGCTAAAAAAACATGTGGGAGAAGGAATCGCCGGATTGGCCGTGGAGAAGAAGCAGCCGATTTTGGTGCAAGGAGGGATCGAAGAAAACCCGGATCTGAAGGGTCTCCTCGACGATGAAAAGGTCGCGTCCGGACTGGCGGTTCCGATCATGATTCGAAAGAAGGTGATCGGCGTTCTGAATCTTTCGAAATTCAACCGCGGCCAGCCGTTGGGGGAGAGCGATCTGGGGCTGATCTCGATCTTTTGCGGACAGATTGCGGTCGCGATCGAAAATGCGCGCCTCTACCGCGACATTCGGAACAGCTATCTTCGAACGCTGCAGGCCCTCGTCGCCGCCATCGAGATCAAAGACCAATTCAGCAAAGGCCATTCCTCCGGAGTGGCGCAATATGCGGGGATCATCGGGAAAGCACTGCAACTCTCAAAGGGACGGATGCAAGACTTGATCATTGCCGCGATCCTGCACGATATCGGCAAAATCGGCAGCAGCGACGACATCCTTAAAAAGGGAAGCAAGCTCTCCGAAGACGAATTCGAATTGATGAAGTCGCATCCCGGCAACGCCGTCAAAATCTTGGAGACGATCGGCCTCTCCCAGGAAATTCTCTCCTCGATCCTCCATCACCACGAATGGTGGGACGGAAGCGGATATCCGAAGGGTCTCTCCAAAGAAGAGATTCCGCTCTTCTCTCGGATCATTGCCATCGCCGATACGATCGACGCCATGACGACTCCCCGCCCCTATCAACAAGAGGTCACGCTGGCCGAAGCGCGGGATGAAATCCGGCGGTTCAAGGGAAGCCAATTTGATCCGAAGCTGGTAGACATTTTCCTGGGGATCGAAGAAAAAACCCTCCTCAATTCAGAATCCTCCGACCTGGATGCGCTTTCAGGATAA
- a CDS encoding TolC family protein yields MLSFALLFSPFFQTASLEAAEIPPRPLSLAEAVGIALENNVDLRVERENIRLQESAVLFERGQFDPILHLDARADKTVRESTSVIETGFIRTDQLEQENQRLSLGLNHRFGWGGDYDVTFSQARSSATLQQINPTFRGEPVLTFTQPLLRGFGREITQGPLRIARTQLQISQSVFRSQLMAIILEISDVYWDLIFQRENLKVQQQLLLAAEQLLELNRNKVQLGLLAPIEILVAEAGVASRVEGVVVAEKAIQDTEDLLRRLLNLPEQPISDPPPLLPTETPTDTRKEFEESALLATALRERPEIAQHQMELRNRALSIRIAENQLYPSFDLVGSVGLNGIGGSYDAELDQIESGDFYHWEAGVVLSFPLGNRSARANVQRAKSEWNQAALFKERTVQQITLETKEGLRRVETDYRRIESNRRARILAERQLSAGNERAALGLISSHDLLEFQTELADARGREIRAITDYNKALINLDRVTGLLLERFNIETVSAAGEKR; encoded by the coding sequence ATGCTCTCTTTCGCCTTGCTTTTCTCCCCCTTTTTCCAGACGGCCTCTCTCGAAGCGGCGGAAATCCCGCCCCGTCCGCTCTCGCTCGCAGAGGCGGTCGGCATTGCGCTTGAAAACAACGTTGATCTTAGAGTGGAACGGGAAAATATCCGCCTTCAGGAATCGGCCGTTCTCTTCGAGCGCGGCCAATTCGATCCGATTCTTCACCTCGACGCCCGCGCCGACAAGACGGTCCGGGAGAGCACCTCGGTCATCGAGACCGGCTTTATTCGGACCGACCAACTCGAACAGGAAAACCAGCGGCTGAGTCTCGGGCTGAATCACCGCTTCGGCTGGGGGGGAGATTACGACGTCACCTTTTCACAGGCCCGCTCCAGCGCCACCCTCCAGCAGATCAATCCGACGTTTCGTGGAGAGCCGGTTCTCACCTTTACCCAGCCGCTTCTGCGCGGATTCGGACGTGAAATCACGCAGGGCCCCCTACGGATCGCTCGGACTCAATTGCAGATCTCGCAATCGGTCTTCCGATCCCAATTGATGGCAATCATCCTGGAGATCAGCGACGTCTATTGGGACCTGATCTTCCAACGGGAGAATTTGAAGGTGCAGCAGCAACTCCTTCTGGCCGCCGAACAGCTCTTGGAGCTCAACCGAAACAAGGTTCAGTTGGGACTCCTGGCACCGATCGAGATTTTGGTCGCCGAGGCGGGGGTCGCCTCCCGGGTCGAAGGAGTCGTGGTGGCCGAAAAGGCAATCCAGGACACGGAAGATCTGCTTCGCCGGCTCCTTAACCTTCCGGAACAACCGATCAGCGACCCGCCCCCTCTTCTTCCGACGGAGACACCGACCGACACGCGCAAAGAATTCGAGGAGTCGGCGCTCTTGGCGACGGCGCTGAGGGAGCGGCCGGAGATCGCGCAGCATCAGATGGAGTTGCGCAACCGCGCCCTCTCGATTCGAATCGCCGAGAACCAGCTCTATCCCTCGTTCGATCTGGTCGGAAGCGTCGGCCTGAACGGAATCGGCGGGAGTTACGACGCCGAGCTCGACCAGATCGAATCGGGCGACTTCTACCATTGGGAAGCCGGCGTGGTCTTGAGCTTTCCTCTCGGCAATCGCTCGGCGCGGGCCAACGTTCAACGGGCAAAATCGGAATGGAACCAGGCGGCCCTCTTCAAGGAGAGGACGGTTCAACAAATCACCCTCGAAACGAAGGAGGGTCTGCGGCGGGTCGAGACCGACTACCGCCGGATCGAATCGAACCGGCGCGCCCGGATCCTCGCCGAGCGGCAGCTCTCGGCCGGAAACGAACGGGCCGCTCTCGGCCTGATCAGCAGCCATGATCTGCTGGAGTTTCAAACGGAGCTTGCCGATGCGCGGGGAAGGGAGATCCGGGCGATCACCGATTATAATAAAGCGCTGATCAATCTCGACCGGGTCACCGGCCTCTTATTGGAGCGCTTTAACATCGAGACGGTCTCGGCCGCGGGAGAGAAGCGATGA
- a CDS encoding efflux RND transporter periplasmic adaptor subunit, with the protein MRKKTITLTLVIFVLIAGIATFRGKGRHAAADEEIVVVKRGDVVAKATETGSLEPTNIVEIKSEQAGEVKKLFVRSGDTVEAGQPLARIQQESTQARRVAEARATIEQERLNLEEAEREYNRMKELFEKGFVARKELESAQKLRDNAQIRYDLSKRQLLLTLSGNKALYEKYLQRDLTSDEPDDFTIHAPLSGTVLELSVSVGEIVSSGTSGFSGGTTLMKIADLSKMWVKTKINEVNIGQVKAGQSAEIRLDAVPNQIYQGRVVKISPKGEKNNNIVTYEVTIELDNSDQRLKPSMTANIDIITDVAKDVLYLPLIALNQNDGKSAVTLRLPSGEDQLRPIVLGLRNESVITITEGLKEGDQVILPKRNSKERA; encoded by the coding sequence ATGAGAAAAAAAACGATCACCCTCACCCTGGTCATCTTTGTATTGATCGCCGGGATCGCGACCTTCCGCGGCAAGGGACGGCACGCGGCGGCCGACGAGGAGATCGTCGTCGTCAAGCGGGGAGATGTCGTCGCCAAGGCGACCGAGACCGGGTCGTTGGAGCCGACCAACATCGTCGAAATCAAGTCGGAGCAGGCCGGCGAGGTGAAAAAACTCTTCGTCCGTTCCGGTGATACCGTCGAGGCGGGGCAGCCGCTGGCGAGGATCCAGCAGGAATCAACTCAGGCACGGCGGGTCGCCGAGGCGCGGGCGACGATCGAGCAGGAACGGCTCAACCTCGAAGAGGCCGAGCGGGAATACAACCGGATGAAGGAGCTCTTCGAGAAGGGGTTCGTCGCCCGAAAGGAGCTGGAGAGCGCCCAGAAATTGCGTGACAACGCGCAGATCAGGTACGATCTCTCCAAACGCCAGCTTCTCCTCACCCTCAGCGGGAACAAAGCGCTTTATGAGAAATATCTTCAACGGGACTTGACGAGCGATGAACCGGACGACTTCACCATCCACGCTCCTCTCTCCGGGACGGTCCTGGAGCTGAGCGTTTCGGTCGGCGAGATCGTCTCTTCCGGGACCTCCGGTTTTTCGGGGGGGACGACGCTGATGAAGATCGCCGATCTCTCGAAGATGTGGGTGAAAACCAAGATCAACGAAGTGAATATCGGCCAGGTGAAAGCCGGCCAGTCGGCCGAAATCCGCCTCGACGCCGTCCCCAACCAGATCTACCAGGGACGCGTCGTCAAAATCTCTCCGAAGGGGGAGAAAAACAACAACATCGTCACCTACGAGGTCACGATCGAATTGGACAACTCCGACCAGCGATTGAAACCGTCGATGACCGCCAACATCGACATCATTACCGATGTCGCCAAAGATGTCCTCTACCTTCCCCTGATCGCGCTGAACCAGAACGACGGGAAGAGTGCGGTCACCCTGCGCCTCCCCTCCGGCGAGGATCAGCTCCGCCCCATCGTCCTCGGCCTTCGGAATGAGAGTGTCATCACAATCACCGAAGGCTTGAAGGAGGGGGATCAAGTTATCCTGCCAAAACGGAATTCCAAGGAACGGGCATAA
- a CDS encoding outer membrane lipoprotein-sorting protein, producing MEGDLTDYRVFDTLPLRLPETNASPLFPAEKGSRFMTMQTVIGRFFLFFSLLLLPTPLLTAQEAPPKQGPTAEAILKAAHKRMYGIKDQTSQVTFRIVDTDGTEKKTIFRLYWKNYAGQENLHSKTLLVTESPVSDKGIKFLLWERAQENQADLWLYLPELRQVRRLQPGRHKHDNEPDSDLLFEDMHQRPVEWDAHQLLPESEVRGEPCYVVESKLKDHHLYGKKILHLSKNEGTLRKVDYFSDDGTLLKTQWIDWQQVDKSYVWKGSQVVNAESSRKTFVEVSDVKINIGLQDDQFSERALRR from the coding sequence ATGGAAGGCGATTTGACGGATTACAGGGTTTTTGATACGCTTCCTCTTCGGCTGCCGGAAACGAACGCTTCTCCCCTCTTTCCGGCGGAGAAAGGAAGCCGCTTTATGACGATGCAAACCGTTATCGGAAGATTTTTCCTCTTTTTTTCTCTCTTGCTCCTCCCCACCCCGCTCCTGACCGCTCAGGAGGCCCCACCCAAACAAGGACCCACCGCCGAAGCGATCCTCAAGGCGGCTCACAAGCGGATGTATGGGATCAAGGATCAGACCTCGCAGGTGACCTTCCGGATCGTCGATACCGACGGAACCGAGAAGAAAACAATCTTTCGGCTCTACTGGAAGAATTACGCCGGCCAGGAGAATCTCCACAGCAAGACGCTCCTCGTCACTGAATCGCCGGTCAGCGACAAAGGGATCAAGTTCCTTCTCTGGGAACGGGCCCAAGAAAACCAGGCCGACCTCTGGCTCTATCTCCCGGAACTGCGCCAGGTCCGGCGTCTTCAACCGGGACGGCACAAACACGACAACGAGCCCGATTCCGATCTTCTTTTTGAAGACATGCACCAGCGTCCTGTCGAATGGGATGCGCACCAACTTCTTCCCGAAAGCGAAGTCCGCGGCGAGCCCTGTTACGTGGTTGAGAGCAAGCTCAAGGATCACCATCTCTATGGGAAAAAGATTCTCCACCTCTCCAAAAACGAGGGAACCCTTCGAAAGGTCGATTACTTTTCCGACGATGGAACCCTGCTGAAGACGCAATGGATCGACTGGCAACAGGTGGATAAATCATATGTATGGAAGGGCTCTCAGGTCGTCAACGCGGAATCTTCCAGAAAGACTTTCGTCGAGGTGAGCGACGTGAAGATCAACATCGGCCTGCAAGACGACCAGTTCTCCGAAAGAGCCCTCCGGAGATAA